The following coding sequences lie in one Arachis stenosperma cultivar V10309 chromosome 5, arast.V10309.gnm1.PFL2, whole genome shotgun sequence genomic window:
- the LOC130979870 gene encoding probable membrane-associated kinase regulator 1 encodes MASGRRRALKDSSSTKSKSKSYTLPSSPSHSFSSSSSSDFEFTISISPRKSSAALCPADELFYKGQLLPLHLSPRISMVRTLLLSSPSSSSSAAARDSTGSTTSTNSSSSSSSFASDLALFPDCDSSRPSSVTDDDELKRLHNPSKEYPHFQIKKNHPNRYFSFSRFSSVFRKDTTTTTNNNKVCETEHHHHVAASSSSSSVKRMSATARDVIRKYLKKVKPLYEKLSQKQQRTGELLAEGGGASVNATTTTSSRTVLSLLTTITERSKTEGGCSGKRGMKENVSGVLSHSFSGNLRYPRKRRSCVSSCPSSMRSSPSHSGVLSQGGARAGMHFGDSSSMEELQSAIQGAITHCKNSLMQNKLDTTGAAQ; translated from the coding sequence ATGGCAAGTGGGAGGAGGAGAGCACTCAAAGACTCCTCCTCAACCAAGTCAAAGTCAAAGTCATACACACTTCCCTCCTCACCCTCCCATTccttctcttcctcctcctcctccgaCTTCGAGTTCACCATCTCCATCTCGCCGCGCAAATCCTCCGCCGCACTTTGCCCTGCCGATGAGCTATTCTACAAGGGCCAGCTCCTCCCTCTCCACCTCTCCCCTCGCATCTCCATGGTCCGCACTCTCCTCCTCTCTtctccctcctcctcctcctctgccGCCGCCCGCGATTCCACCGGCAGCACCACCAGCACcaactcctcctcctcctcctcctcctttgccAGCGACCTCGCCCTCTTCCCCGACTGCGACTCCTCCCGCCCTAGCTCCGTGACCGACGACGACGAGCTCAAGCGTCTCCATAACCCTTCCAAGGAGTATCCTCACTTCCaaatcaagaagaaccaccctAATAGATACTTCTCCTTCTCAAGATTCTCCTCTGTTTTCCGCAAggacaccaccaccaccaccaacaacaacaaagtgTGCGAGACGGAGCATCACCACCATGtggctgcttcttcttcttcctcctccgtGAAGCGAATGAGCGCCACTGCCAGAGATGTCATAAGGAAGTACTTGAAGAAGGTGAAGCCTCTTTACGAGAAGCTTTCGCAGAAGCAACAGAGAACCGGGGAGTTGTTAGCGGAGGGCGGTGGTGCGAGTGTGAATGCAACGACGACGACGTCTTCGCGCACGGTGTTGTCTCTGTTAACGACTATAACAGAGAGATCCAAAACAGAAGGTGGTTGCAGTGGGAAGAGAGGGATGAAGGAGAACGTTTCTGGTGTTCTGTCTCATTCTTTCTCCGGGAACCTCAGGTACCCTCGCAAGAGGAGAAGCTGCGTCTCCAGTTGCCCTTCTTCCATGAGATCGTCTCCCAGTCATTCCGGCGTGCTCTCTCAGGGCGGCGCCAGAGCAGGGATGCATTTCGGGGACtcttcttccatggaagagtTGCAGAGCGCAATCCAAGGCGCAATCACACATTGCAAGAACTCTTTGATGCAGAACAAGCTTGACACTACTGGTGCAGCTCAGTAA